The Rhodopirellula bahusiensis genome includes a window with the following:
- a CDS encoding restriction endonuclease subunit S, whose translation MSETLHKPLASLCSLFTDGDWIESKDQSPKGIRLIQTGNVGVGEFKDRRDKARFISNATFARLNCEEIFEGDCLISRLPDPCGRACVIPDCEDRMVTAVDCTIARFDSSVMIVDYFRYYSQSQPYLSAVERECTGATRKRISRKNLGKVEVPVPPLHEQRRIVSILDEALGAIGKAKENTERNLANAKELFASYLDRVFTRPNEGWEETTLGEACVLKSGTTVNKALEKSVGDVPYVKVADMNHEGNESEIVGSSRYLLQSDVKPNSVFPVGTTIFPKRGGAILTNKKRLTKVPICCDLNIMGVIPPDSINPHFLFFYFVNVDMRELGSGSTIPQINNYDIDPLPIFVPSPEVQKSTVEKLLLLLAEVEKLEHCCKQKLWALSELKQSILQKAFTGQLTAKSSELELVP comes from the coding sequence ATGAGCGAAACACTTCACAAACCGCTTGCCTCTCTGTGCAGCCTCTTCACGGATGGAGATTGGATTGAATCGAAAGATCAATCGCCAAAAGGGATTCGACTTATCCAGACAGGAAACGTCGGCGTCGGAGAATTCAAGGATCGACGGGACAAGGCGAGATTTATCTCCAACGCGACATTTGCACGATTGAACTGCGAAGAAATCTTTGAAGGCGATTGCCTAATTTCGCGATTGCCGGACCCGTGTGGCAGGGCGTGTGTTATCCCTGATTGCGAAGATCGGATGGTAACGGCAGTTGATTGCACAATTGCTCGCTTTGATTCGTCTGTGATGATCGTTGACTATTTCCGTTACTACTCACAATCACAGCCCTATCTTTCAGCAGTTGAAAGAGAATGCACAGGAGCAACGCGAAAGCGAATTAGCCGAAAGAATTTGGGTAAGGTAGAGGTTCCGGTCCCCCCTCTTCATGAGCAAAGGCGAATCGTTTCAATTCTCGATGAAGCATTGGGGGCGATTGGAAAGGCGAAAGAGAACACCGAAAGAAACTTGGCTAACGCCAAGGAATTGTTTGCCAGCTACCTTGATCGCGTTTTCACGCGACCAAATGAAGGATGGGAGGAAACAACGCTTGGAGAAGCTTGTGTACTAAAGAGTGGGACTACAGTCAACAAAGCACTGGAAAAGAGTGTCGGAGATGTGCCGTATGTCAAAGTTGCCGACATGAACCATGAAGGCAATGAGTCAGAGATTGTTGGTTCGTCGCGTTATCTTCTCCAGTCTGACGTTAAGCCAAACTCTGTCTTTCCGGTAGGAACCACGATCTTTCCAAAACGGGGCGGAGCGATCTTGACGAACAAGAAACGTCTAACAAAGGTTCCCATTTGCTGTGACCTGAACATCATGGGCGTCATTCCTCCAGATAGTATCAATCCTCATTTTCTGTTCTTCTATTTTGTAAACGTTGACATGAGGGAACTAGGAAGCGGCTCCACCATTCCTCAGATCAATAACTACGATATTGATCCACTGCCGATTTTTGTTCCAAGTCCGGAAGTTCAAAAGTCAACTGTGGAAAAACTGCTTTTGTTGCTTGCTGAAGTTGAGAAGCTGGAACATTGTTGCAAACAAAAGCTCTGGGCACTCAGCGAACTCAAACAGTCCATTCTGCAAAAAGCGTTCACCGGGCAACTCACTGCCAAATCGTCTGAACTAGAGTTGGTGCCGTGA